A region of Sugiyamaella lignohabitans strain CBS 10342 chromosome A, complete sequence DNA encodes the following proteins:
- the ADH6 gene encoding Adh6p (NADPH-dependent medium chain alcohol dehydrogenase; has broad substrate specificity; member of the cinnamyl family of alcohol dehydrogenases; may be involved in fusel alcohol synthesis or in aldehyde tolerance; protein abundance increases in response to DNA replication stress; GO_component: GO:0005575 - cellular_component [Evidence ND]; GO_function: GO:0008106 - alcohol dehydrogenase (NADP+) activity [Evidence IEA]; GO_function: GO:0008106 - alcohol dehydrogenase (NADP+) activity [Evidence IDA] [PMID 11742541]; GO_function: GO:0033833 - hydroxymethylfurfural reductase (NADH) activity [Evidence IMP] [PMID 16652391]; GO_function: GO:0033845 - hydroxymethylfurfural reductase (NADPH) activity [Evidence IMP] [PMID 16652391]; GO_function: GO:0046872 - metal ion binding [Evidence IEA]; GO_function: GO:0016491 - oxidoreductase activity [Evidence IEA,IEA]; GO_function: GO:0008270 - zinc ion binding [Evidence IEA]; GO_process: GO:0006066 - alcohol metabolic process [Evidence IDA] [PMID 11742541]; GO_process: GO:0006081 - cellular aldehyde metabolic process [Evidence IDA] [PMID 11742541]; GO_process: GO:0033859 - furaldehyde metabolic process [Evidence IMP] [PMID 16652391]; GO_process: GO:0055114 - oxidation-reduction process [Evidence IEA,IEA]): MVYPDTFRGYAHTKEGTKNVVPVLKEIEFKPKVFAEHDVDIKVVACGVCGSDVHSVCGEWGSTDYPLIPGHEIVGHVVRVGSKVTTVKVGDRVGVGAQSFSCLECPDCLADNEPYCLNSVGTYGGKYENGDKSYGGYSDYARVHEHFVFTIPDNLSFEGAAPLLCAGITTYSPLVRHGAGPGKTVGIVGIGGLGHFGLMWAKALGAEVYALSRSESKKADAIKLGADHYVATGVDGWHKTVERKFDFILCCANSADNFDLNSYLKTLKVGGHFINVGLPEDNYTVHPTSFLKNASFLGSSLLGSRKEIQDMLKLASEQKLEAWHSTIPVNEEGVYKALDGCKRGTPKYRYVLTNYEQGFTL, from the coding sequence ATGGTCTATCCCGATACTTTCAGAGGTTACGCCCACACCAAAGAGGGCACTAAGAACGTGGTTCCAGTTCTCAAGGAGATTGAGTTCAAGCCCAAGGTTTTCGCCGAGCACGACGTTGATATCAAGGTTGTTGCCTGTGGTGTTTGTGGATCGGATGTCCACTCTGTTTGTGGAGAGTGGGGATCCACCGACTACCCCTTGATTCCCGGTCACGAAATCGTCGGCCATGTCGTCAGAGTCGGTTCGAAAGTCACTACTGTCAAGGTTGGTGACAgagttggagttggtgctCAAAGTTTCTCTTGTTTAGAATGTCCCGACTGTTTGGCCGATAACGAGCCCTACTGTTTGAACTCGGTTGGTACTTATGGTGGAAAGTACGAAAACGGTGACAAGAGTTACGGTGGTTACTCTGACTATGCTCGTGTTCACGAACACTTTGTTTTCACTATTCCCGATAATCTTTCTTTCGAGGGAGCTGCTCCTCTTTTGTGTGCTGGTATCACTACTTACTCTCCTTTGGTTAGACACGGAGCTGGTCCTGGTAAGACTGTTGGTATTGTTGGTATCGGTGGTCTTGGCCATTTCGGTCTTATGTGGGCCAAGGCTCTTGGAGCTGAAGTTTATGCTCTTTCTCGATCCGAGTCGAAGAAAGCCGATGCTATCAAGCTTGGAGCCGACCACTACGTCGCTACTGGAGTTGACGGATGGCACAAGACTGTTGAGAGAaagtttgatttcattctCTGTTGTGCCAACTCTGCTGACAATTTCGATCTTAACTCGTACCTCAAGACCTTGAAGGTCGGTGGACATTTCATCAACGTCGGTCTCCCCGAGGACAATTACACTGTCCACCCCACCAGTTTCCTCAAGAACGCCAGTTTCCTCGGTTCCTCCTTACTCGGCAGCAGAAAAGAGATCCAAGACATGCTCAAACTGGCCTCTGAACAGAAACTCGAGGCCTGGCACTCGACCATCCCCGTCAACGAGGAGGGTGTCTACAAAGCCCTCGACGGCTGCAAAAGGGGCACTCCCAAGTACAGATACGTCCTCACCAACTACGAGCAGGGCTTCACTCTCTAA
- the GLK1 gene encoding glucokinase (Glucokinase; catalyzes the phosphorylation of glucose at C6 in the first irreversible step of glucose metabolism; one of three glucose phosphorylating enzymes; expression regulated by non-fermentable carbon sources; GLK1 has a paralog, EMI2, that arose from the whole genome duplication; GO_component: GO:0005829 - cytosol [Evidence IDA] [PMID 14562095]; GO_component: GO:0005886 - plasma membrane [Evidence IDA] [PMID 16622836]; GO_function: GO:0005524 - ATP binding [Evidence IEA,IEA]; GO_function: GO:0004340 - glucokinase activity [Evidence IEA]; GO_function: GO:0004340 - glucokinase activity [Evidence IMP] [PMID 6341351]; GO_function: GO:0004340 - glucokinase activity [Evidence IDA] [PMID 8501032]; GO_function: GO:0004396 - hexokinase activity [Evidence IEA]; GO_function: GO:0016301 - kinase activity [Evidence IEA]; GO_function: GO:0000166 - nucleotide binding [Evidence IEA]; GO_function: GO:0016773 - phosphotransferase activity, alcohol group as acceptor [Evidence IEA]; GO_function: GO:0016740 - transferase activity [Evidence IEA]; GO_process: GO:0005975 - carbohydrate metabolic process [Evidence IEA]; GO_process: GO:0046835 - carbohydrate phosphorylation [Evidence IEA]; GO_process: GO:0051156 - glucose 6-phosphate metabolic process [Evidence IEA]; GO_process: GO:0046323 - glucose import [Evidence IGI] [PMID 6300872]; GO_process: GO:0006006 - glucose metabolic process [Evidence IMP] [PMID 6300872]; GO_process: GO:0006096 - glycolytic process [Evidence IEA,IEA]; GO_process: GO:0006096 - glycolytic process [Evidence IDA] [PMID 8501032]; GO_process: GO:0006013 - mannose metabolic process [Evidence IDA] [PMID 237183]; GO_process: GO:0016310 - phosphorylation [Evidence IEA]) — protein MTSTSLVTAVNDLVEEFAVSDKVLNDSVNYFVEQSVHGLAETADSSARGLPMIPTFVTSVPTGEEKGTFLAVDLGGTNFRVCSLKLNGDSTYDMVQDKAPIPQELMVGNCSDFFGHLADRIQQFLETHHSETISCAFEEEGAGKPVLFKMGFTFSFPVDQTALNRGKLIRWTKGFDIKDAVGKDICLELQNAIDARNLPVHVAALVNDTVGTLMSRAYTKPSDGRTLIGCIFGTGTNGAYSERIKKIPKFDAQAHPEVTEKIMVINTEWGSFDNDLKVIPNTRFDKQVNENTPNKGFHMFEKRISGMFLGELLRLVLTELQSKKLLFTSGSGNGKLSVAWSADSSVPALIDGDSSSDLSLAGNTIKEAFGYETTLEERKQIQRVARAIGKRSGYLSAIPLAGLIIHTKALEKFDKIDIGADGSVVEFYPHFQEYIHDALRKTVIGDDEKRVAIGIAKDGSGVGAALCALVA, from the coding sequence ATGACTTCTACTTCTCTTGTTACTGCAGTCAACGACCTTGTCGAGGAATTCGCCGTTTCTGACAAGGTTCTTAATGACAGTGTCAATTACTTTGTTGAACAGTCTGTTCACGGTTTGGCTGAAACTGCCGACTCTTCCGCTCGTGGTTTACCCATGATCCCCACTTTCGTCACTTCGGTTCCTACTGGTGAAGAAAAGGGAACCTTTTTGGCTGTTGATTTGGGTGGTACTAACTTCAGAGTGTGTTCTTTGAAACTCAATGGAGATTCTACTTATGACATGGTTCAAGACAAGGCGCCCATTCCTCAAGAATTGATGGTCGGCAATTGCAGTGACTTTTTCGGTCATTTGGCAGACAGAATCCAACAATTCTTAGAAACTCATCATTCCGAGACTATTAGCTGTGCTttcgaagaagaaggtgcTGGCAAGCCTGTACTGTTTAAGATGGGGTTCACTTTCTCGTTCCCTGTTGATCAGACTGCTCTTAACCGGGGTAAACTGATTCGTTGGACAAAGGGTTTTGATATTAAGGACGCTGTTGGCAAGGATATCTGTCTTGAGTTGCAGAATGCCATTGACGCAAGAAACCTGCCTGTTCATGTGGCTGCTCTTGTTAATGACACTGTTGGCACCCTGATGTCCAGAGCTTATACCAAGCCCTCAGACGGCCGTACTTTGATTGGATGTATCTTTGGTACTGGTACTAATGGAGCTTATTCCGagagaatcaagaagatcCCCAAGTTCGATGCTCAAGCCCACCCTGAAGTCACTGAGAAGATCATGGTTATTAACACCGAATGGGGTTCTTTTGACAACGATTTGAAGGTCATTCCCAACACCCGATTCGACAAACAGGTAAATGAGAACACTCCTAACAAGGGATTCCACATGTTTGAAAAGAGAATCAGTGGCATGTTCCTTGGCGAGCTACTTCGTCTTGTTCTTACCGAATTGCAGTCCAAGAAACTGCTTTTCACGTCTGGCTCTGGTAATGGTAAATTGAGTGTTGCCTGGTCGGCCGACTCGTCGGTTCCTGCTCTCATTGACGGCGACTCTTCGAGCGACCTTTCTCTTGCTGGCAACACCATTAAAGAAGCATTTGGCTATGAAACGACTCTTGAAGAGCGCAAGCAGATCCAAAGAGTGGCCCGAGCCATTGGCAAACGATCCGGATACCTGTCTGCCATCCCACTCGCCGGACTCATCATCCACACCAAAGCATTGGAGAAGTTCGACAAAATCGATATTGGCGCCGACGGCTCGGTCGTCGAGTTCTACCCACACTTTCAAGAGTACATCCACGACGCTCTCCGCAAGACCGTCATCGGCGACGACGAGAAGCGCGTCGCCATCGGCATCGCCAAAGATGGCTCCGGCGTCGGTGCCGCCCTCTGTGCCCTCGTCGCCTAG
- the YOX1 gene encoding Yox1p (Homeobox transcriptional repressor; binds to Mcm1p and to early cell cycle boxes (ECBs) in the promoters of cell cycle-regulated genes expressed in M/G1 phase; expression is cell cycle-regulated; potential Cdc28p substrate; relocalizes from nucleus to cytoplasm upon DNA replication stress; YOX1 has a paralog, YHP1, that arose from the whole genome duplication; GO_component: GO:0005737 - cytoplasm [Evidence IDA] [PMID 22842922]; GO_component: GO:0000790 - nuclear chromatin [Evidence IDA] [PMID 12464632]; GO_component: GO:0005634 - nucleus [Evidence IEA,IEA,IEA]; GO_component: GO:0005634 - nucleus [Evidence IDA] [PMID 15282802]; GO_component: GO:0005634 - nucleus [Evidence IDA] [PMID 22842922]; GO_function: GO:0003677 - DNA binding [Evidence IEA,IEA]; GO_function: GO:0000977 - RNA polymerase II regulatory region sequence-specific DNA binding [Evidence IDA,IMP] [PMID 12464633]; GO_function: GO:0000977 - RNA polymerase II regulatory region sequence-specific DNA binding [Evidence IDA] [PMID 20385087]; GO_function: GO:0001191 - RNA polymerase II transcription factor binding transcription factor activity involved in negative regulation of transcription [Evidence IPI] [PMID 12464633]; GO_function: GO:0001191 - RNA polymerase II transcription factor binding transcription factor activity involved in negative regulation of transcription [Evidence IMP,IPI] [PMID 20385087]; GO_function: GO:0043565 - sequence-specific DNA binding [Evidence IEA]; GO_function: GO:0043565 - sequence-specific DNA binding [Evidence IDA] [PMID 19111667]; GO_function: GO:0043565 - sequence-specific DNA binding [Evidence IDA] [PMID 19158363]; GO_function: GO:0003700 - sequence-specific DNA binding transcription factor activity [Evidence IEA]; GO_process: GO:0007049 - cell cycle [Evidence IEA]; GO_process: GO:0071930 - negative regulation of transcription involved in G1/S transition of mitotic cell cycle [Evidence IGI,IMP] [PMID 12464633]; GO_process: GO:0071930 - negative regulation of transcription involved in G1/S transition of mitotic cell cycle [Evidence IMP] [PMID 17314407]; GO_process: GO:0006355 - regulation of transcription, DNA-templated [Evidence IEA,IEA]; GO_process: GO:0006351 - transcription, DNA-templated [Evidence IEA]), which produces MNAGSSTTKQESSGSGSATASDTASRQQVNMAPSVGAVALQPPLNRSRTGSVPVPLSGPSSASHSSNVAGLPPILPAGYDQQPPPPEAFENNQLYQIYRLRHAVQQRREQSFPAPPPLTSFSTPPSPPSATSPSVRGPPQPDLRSRDIRDRDPHGQVVGPGHGPGHGPGHSTVISVPESPAESMKDIFSSTSSSTRKESTSSLGSPLSGPSTNVSPTSTHPAQNPTQKTVLPSVQSLLASISPPPRRRVSHEYPTSQREKLRENRRSVPSPLPPATRDRPRSLYSSFTIPESSRQQQTSALQSSPLEPRRTFYYTPSIPEAPSKPLEHQPPVHFAPGFQPVYPEHPQQHPPPPPPRPVHSQQLPPPPTQPSQLQPSQLGPPHRQQVPPPPPPPAHVQQSTTLQHPLHPRQQQVPVRQPPLQHEQAPTPAPAPLQAPPQLQPAYPIQSSQPQPHSYPQSPNTYYTYGKASSPYTSPIIHGTGSGSSQINPSRGSVSGSQYSPIRRQSYPRSPPPPPQHAPPHLSHNHPGPPPAPSQVPPPPPPPPHPSQRRIPPSHSVQPFGVSPVIPPPPPPSGPLGQVSPRMRPQLQIGIPRESQYHQPPLVHPQPQYQVQVKEQPPQSHPQLVPSQRFQHHIPPEPLGSRGKMPVKPPKSSPLKFRPPLQPQGLRHTPRMPIREPIAGPSSRTLPQPLQPRPPHLKGQRPTRAVKPKRKRATSYQVTRLNEVFQQTFFPSSELRLHLAMELGMTPRTVQIWFQNRRQGWRSENNRTIPREGVNPWSEEGIDVPGKPSSSASRRPIAGTGVIDFSKPYPPSTRGDYMQEDEEDEEEEEDDDDGDEDDDDDSEEPDEDYGDMSDDEPPRPPGDAPPHRP; this is translated from the coding sequence atgaatgCTGGTTCTTCTACCACCAAACAAGAGTCTTCTGGTAGTGGTTCAGCAACTGCATCTGATACGGCGAGCAGGCAACAAGTGAATATGGCTCCATCTGTAGGTGCTGTTGCTCTTCAACCTCCGTTGAATAGAAGTAGAACTGGTTCAGTACCTGTACCATTATCAGGACCTAGTTCAGCATCTCACTCGTCTAATGTTGCAGGATTACCACCAATTCTACCTGCAGGTTATGACCAGCAGCCTCCTCCACCCGAGGCTTTTGAGAACAATCAATTATATCAAATATACCGGTTACGACATGCTGTTCAACAACGTCGAGAACAATCCTTTCCTGCTCCACCTCCTTTGACATCATTTTCCACTCCTCCTAGTCCTCCAAGTGCTACATCTCCGAGTGTTCGAGGCCCGCCTCAGCCAGATTTACGGTCTCGGGATATTAGGGACCGCGACCCTCATGGTCAAGTTGTTGGTCCAGGACATGGTCCAGGACATGGTCCAGGACATTCTACTGTTATATCAGTTCCCGAGTCTCCTGCTGAGTCCATGAAAGATATTTTCAGCTccaccagtagcagtacCAGAAAAGAGTCGACCTCGTCTTTGGGATCTCCTCTAAGTGGTCCATCTACAAATGTTTCTCCTACTTCGACTCATCCAGCACAAAATCCAACCCAAAAAACCGTTCTTCCATCTGTACAAAGTCTCCTTGCATCCATCTCTCCACCTCCTAGACGACGGGTGTCGCATGAATATCCTACTTCACAGCGGGAAAAGTTAAGAGAAAACAGACGTAGTGTACCTAGTCCTCTACCTCCAGCTACACGAGACAGACCAAGAAGTCTCTATAGCTCATTTACTATCCCCGAGTCGTCacgacaacaacaaacttCTGCATTACAGAGCTCTCCCTTGGAACCCCGGAGAACCTTTTATTATACACCTTCGATACCAGAAGCTCCATCCAAACCACTTGAACACCAGCCACCAGTTCATTTTGCGCCGGGATTTCAACCAGTGTATCCAGAGCATCCACAACAACatcctccacctccaccaccgcGTCCTGTTCACTCTCAGCAacttccaccaccacctacCCAACCGTCACAATTGCAACCTTCGCAACTGGGTCCACCCCATCGTCAACAAgttccaccaccacctccacctccagctCATGTTCAACAATCAACCACTCTCCAACATCCTTTGCATCCACGTCAGCAACAGGTTCCCGTACGACAACCTCCTTTGCAACACGAGCAAGCTCCaactccagctccagctccactTCAAGCTCCACCGCAACTGCAACCAGCGTACCCTATCCAGAGTTCGCAGCCACAACCCCATAGCTATCCTCAGTCTCCCAATACTTACTACACATATGGTAAAGCATCTTCTCCATACACCAGTCCTATCATTCATGGTACAGGATCAGGCTCGTCTCAAATCAATCCTTCCAGAGGTTCAGTGTCAGGTTCGCAATACTCGCCCATTCGTCGACAATCGTATCCCCGgtctcctcctcctcctcctcaacACGCACCACCTCATCTTTCCCATAACCATCCCGGTCCACCACCTGCTCCATCTCAggtaccaccaccaccaccacctcctcctcatcCATCTCAAAGACGGATTCCTCCATCTCATTCCGTTCAACCATTTGGTGTGTCCCCCGTAatcccaccaccacctccaccgTCCGGACCACTAGGACAAGTGTCGCCGAGAATGAGACCCCAGCTCCAAATAGGAATTCCTCGTGAAAGCCAGTATCACCAGCCACCTCTCGTCCATCCTCAGCCACAGTATCAAGTTCAAGTGAAAGAACAACCTCCACAGTCTCATCCTCAGTTAGTTCCTTCTCAGCGGTTCCAACATCATATTCCTCCCGAACCATTAGGATCCCGAGGAAAGATGCCCGTCAAACCACCAAAAAGCAGCCCACTCAAGTTTCGACCACCTCTCCAACCTCAGGGACTTCGTCACACTCCAAGAATGCCCATTCGAGAACCGATTGCTGGACCCTCATCCCGAACACTTCCTCAACCATTACAACCTCGCCCACCACATCTCAAAGGACAGAGACCAACACGAGCTGTTAAACccaagagaaaaagagctACTTCATATCAAGTGACGAGACTGAACGAGGTGTTCCAACAGACGTTTTTCCCATCGTCCGAGTTGCGACTCCACCTTGCCATGGAACTAGGAATGACGCCACGAACCGTTCAAATCTGGTTTCAGAACCGACGTCAAGGCTGGAGATCAGAAAACAACCGTACAATTCCCCGCGAAGGTGTTAACCCATGGTCAGAAGAAGGTATTGACGTTCCTGGCAAACCGTCTTCCAGTGCCAGTCGACGACCCATTGCCGGTACCGGAGTCATTGACTTTTCAAAGCCATACCCCCCTTCAACCCGAGGAGATTACATGcaagaagacgaagaagacgaagaggaagaagaagacgacgacgacggagacgaagatgacgatgacgacagCGAGGAACCCGACGAAGACTACGGAGACATGTCGGACGACGAACCCCCACGACCCCCTGGCGACGCTCCCCCACACCGCCCCTAA
- the HSP12 gene encoding lipid-binding protein HSP12 (Plasma membrane protein involved in maintaining membrane organization; involved in maintaining organization during stress conditions; induced by heat shock, oxidative stress, osmostress, stationary phase, glucose depletion, oleate and alcohol; protein abundance increased in response to DNA replication stress and dietary restriction; regulated by the HOG and Ras-Pka pathways; required for dietary restriction-induced lifespan extension; GO_component: GO:0005737 - cytoplasm [Evidence IDA] [PMID 14562095]; GO_component: GO:0005829 - cytosol [Evidence IDA] [PMID 20797624]; GO_component: GO:0005768 - endosome [Evidence IDA] [PMID 20797624]; GO_component: GO:0005634 - nucleus [Evidence IDA] [PMID 14562095]; GO_component: GO:0005886 - plasma membrane [Evidence IDA] [PMID 10675505]; GO_component: GO:0005886 - plasma membrane [Evidence IDA] [PMID 16622836]; GO_component: GO:0005886 - plasma membrane [Evidence IDA] [PMID 20797624]; GO_function: GO:0008289 - lipid binding [Evidence IDA] [PMID 20797624]; GO_process: GO:0007155 - cell adhesion [Evidence IDA] [PMID 11816034]; GO_process: GO:0034605 - cellular response to heat [Evidence IMP] [PMID 20797624]; GO_process: GO:0071470 - cellular response to osmotic stress [Evidence IMP] [PMID 20797624]; GO_process: GO:0034599 - cellular response to oxidative stress [Evidence IMP] [PMID 20797624]; GO_process: GO:0007009 - plasma membrane organization [Evidence IMP] [PMID 20797624]; GO_process: GO:0006950 - response to stress [Evidence IEA,IEA]), with translation MSDAGRKNFGDKVSESLTPDSQKTTYDSVKETATDAYDKAAANLTPDSQKSVSQKAGDEFTGAKNDLSSATSKQSSETSSSASEGLKGIVDTAADYAHQAADYIRGTGDSTTTTGSTGTTK, from the coding sequence ATGTCTGACGCTGGAAGAAAGAACTTTGGTGACAAGGTCAGTGAGAGCTTGACCCCTGACTCCCAAAAGACTACCTACGACTCTGTCAAGGAGACTGCCACTGATGCCTATGACAAGGCCGCTGCCAACCTCACTCCTGACTCTCAGAAGTCTGTCTCCCAAAAGGCCGGTGACGAGTTCACCGGTGCCAAGAACGACCTCTCTTCTGCCACCTCCAAGCAATCCTCTGAGACCTCTAGCTCTGCCTCCGAGGGCTTGAAGGGCATTGTCGACACTGCTGCCGACTATGCCCACCAAGCTGCTGACTACATCCGTGGCACCGGTgactccaccaccaccaccggctCTACCGGTACCACCAAATAA